One Brachyspira pilosicoli P43/6/78 genomic window carries:
- a CDS encoding FecR domain-containing protein, which translates to MYKKIIAIIFVCAFALNAQYNANYMEVVSVQGEVKITSKDIIAKPANIGDLLFSNDRLTLQGNSYLTYYIQNNSLFKLKQNTSLNIDESLDRNNNIKFTLSSGEIIAITKLDSINIITPNANISMRGTAIIANNNGITTVKVLSGSAKINNNTELSTFMQANISNTEITTGNIVLNANIKSYLNEIINMPYANNVTQVNFYRSIVTLPDNTVINVNQSTIEK; encoded by the coding sequence ATGTATAAAAAAATAATTGCTATAATATTTGTATGTGCTTTTGCTTTAAATGCCCAATATAATGCTAATTATATGGAAGTAGTATCAGTTCAAGGTGAAGTAAAAATTACATCAAAAGATATAATAGCTAAACCTGCTAATATTGGCGATTTATTATTTAGTAATGATAGATTAACATTGCAGGGAAATTCTTACTTAACTTATTATATACAAAATAATTCTTTATTTAAACTAAAACAAAATACTTCTCTAAATATAGATGAGTCATTAGATAGAAATAATAATATAAAATTCACATTATCTTCCGGAGAAATTATAGCAATTACAAAACTTGATTCAATCAATATAATTACTCCAAATGCTAATATTTCTATGAGAGGTACTGCTATAATAGCCAACAATAATGGTATAACTACTGTTAAAGTATTATCTGGTTCTGCTAAAATTAATAATAATACAGAACTTAGTACTTTTATGCAGGCTAATATATCAAATACAGAAATAACTACAGGCAATATAGTTTTGAATGCAAATATTAAAAGTTATTTAAATGAAATAATTAATATGCCTTATGCTAATAATGTTACTCAAGTAAATTTTTATAGAAGTATAGTAACTT